A DNA window from Maribellus comscasis contains the following coding sequences:
- a CDS encoding sigma-70 family RNA polymerase sigma factor: protein MRQLKITKQVTNRDTLSLDKYLHEIGKVELLSAEKEVELAKRIKKGDRQALETLIKANLRFVVSVSKQYQNQGLSLPDLINEGNLGLIKAAERFDETRGFKFISYAVWWIRQSILQALAEQARIVRLPLNKIGSINKINKAFNKLEQEFQREPTVEEVAEIMEARPEMIEDSMNFSSVHVSMDAPIREEEANNMYDVMLNDDSPSPDNSLIDSSLRKEIERSLSTLGDREAEILRFYFGLNGYQAHTLEEIGDEFGLTRERVRQIKEKAIKKLKNQYRNRLLKSYLGK, encoded by the coding sequence ATGAGACAACTAAAAATTACAAAACAAGTTACCAATCGTGATACTTTATCGTTGGATAAGTATCTTCATGAAATTGGTAAAGTTGAATTGTTGTCTGCCGAAAAGGAGGTTGAACTAGCCAAACGAATCAAAAAAGGGGACAGACAGGCTCTGGAAACCTTAATCAAAGCAAATCTTCGTTTTGTGGTTTCTGTCTCAAAACAGTATCAAAACCAGGGACTAAGTTTACCTGACCTGATAAACGAAGGAAATCTTGGTTTAATAAAAGCAGCCGAGAGATTTGATGAAACTCGTGGGTTTAAGTTCATATCGTATGCTGTTTGGTGGATTCGGCAATCAATTTTGCAGGCGCTTGCCGAACAGGCAAGAATCGTCAGGCTTCCGTTGAATAAGATTGGCTCTATTAACAAAATTAATAAAGCTTTTAATAAACTCGAACAGGAGTTTCAGCGAGAGCCAACAGTTGAAGAAGTTGCCGAGATTATGGAAGCAAGACCTGAGATGATAGAGGATTCAATGAATTTCTCTAGTGTGCATGTGTCTATGGATGCTCCTATTCGCGAAGAGGAAGCCAACAATATGTATGATGTGATGCTAAACGATGACTCTCCGAGTCCGGATAACAGCTTAATCGACAGTTCTCTCCGAAAGGAAATAGAACGTTCGCTTTCTACATTGGGAGACAGGGAAGCAGAAATTTTAAGGTTTTATTTTGGCCTGAACGGTTATCAGGCGCATACGCTGGAAGAAATAGGCGATGAGTTTGGCTTGACCCGTGAGAGAGTAAGGCAGATAAAAGAAAAAGCAATAAAAAAACTAAAAAATCAATACAGAAACAGGTTGTTAAAATCATACCTGGGAAAATAA